A genome region from Planctomyces sp. SH-PL62 includes the following:
- the tnpC gene encoding IS66 family transposase, whose amino-acid sequence MSESDLAKLDRDALIALILKLQAEIEALKRSGKRQAAPFSKGTRKADPKRPGRKPGEGSFKTREAPAPETLSEPPIDVPVVEAECPKCGGELDEGRVEEASITDLPEVVRPRVRLFRVGVRRCKRCKATARGRHPDLAADQRGATAHRLGPRILAAAHFLHYGLGVPVRKLPALLEALVGVRLTQGAITLDALKKAAGAIGATYRNLCDSVREAPFVHTDDTGWREGGSPRWLMVFETDAATVYQVRPRHRNEEVRERIPADYRGVMITDRAGVYDAEAFAGVEKQKCLAHALRSISEVLESKTRGARRFAKRLKDLLKRALELGRERRAGPPPADFAGRVRRLKFALTDHLRDRTLRDRDDQRLLNELGRCNDAGSLVRFLDDPRVEPTNNRAERALRPAVIARKTSQCTKNARGTRAFEAWTSVLRTLSRTLPAPDLLDDIVRITHPAAPPIS is encoded by the coding sequence ATGAGCGAATCGGACCTCGCCAAGCTGGATCGCGACGCCCTGATCGCCCTGATCCTGAAGCTCCAGGCCGAGATCGAGGCCCTGAAGCGGTCGGGCAAGCGGCAGGCGGCGCCGTTCTCGAAGGGGACGCGCAAGGCCGATCCCAAGCGGCCCGGCCGGAAGCCCGGCGAGGGGTCGTTCAAGACCCGCGAGGCCCCCGCCCCCGAGACGCTCTCCGAGCCGCCGATCGACGTCCCCGTCGTCGAGGCCGAGTGCCCGAAGTGCGGCGGCGAACTCGACGAGGGCCGGGTCGAGGAGGCCTCGATCACCGACCTGCCCGAAGTCGTCAGGCCTCGCGTGCGGCTCTTCCGGGTCGGCGTCCGACGCTGCAAGCGGTGCAAGGCGACGGCCCGCGGCCGCCACCCCGACCTCGCCGCCGACCAACGCGGCGCGACCGCGCATCGGCTCGGCCCGCGGATCCTGGCCGCCGCCCATTTCCTCCATTACGGCCTGGGCGTGCCGGTCCGCAAGCTGCCGGCCCTGCTCGAGGCCCTCGTCGGCGTCCGCCTCACCCAGGGGGCGATCACGCTCGACGCCCTGAAGAAGGCCGCCGGGGCGATCGGGGCGACGTATCGAAACCTGTGCGATTCCGTCCGCGAGGCGCCCTTCGTCCACACCGACGACACCGGCTGGCGCGAAGGGGGCTCGCCGAGGTGGCTGATGGTCTTCGAGACCGACGCGGCGACCGTCTATCAGGTCCGCCCGCGGCACCGCAACGAGGAGGTCCGCGAGCGGATCCCCGCCGACTACCGGGGCGTGATGATCACCGACCGGGCCGGGGTCTACGACGCCGAGGCCTTCGCGGGCGTCGAGAAGCAGAAGTGCCTGGCCCACGCGTTGCGGTCGATCTCGGAGGTCCTGGAGTCGAAGACGCGAGGAGCCCGTCGGTTCGCGAAGCGGCTGAAGGACCTGCTGAAACGGGCCCTGGAACTCGGGCGGGAACGCCGCGCCGGTCCGCCGCCGGCCGACTTCGCCGGACGCGTGCGACGCCTGAAATTCGCGCTGACCGACCACCTCCGCGACCGGACGCTCCGGGACCGCGACGACCAGCGGCTGCTGAACGAGCTGGGCCGCTGCAACGACGCGGGGTCCCTGGTGCGGTTCCTGGACGACCCCCGGGTCGAGCCGACGAACAACCGCGCCGAGCGGGCGCTGCGGCCGGCGGTGATCGCGCGGAAGACGTCGCAATGCACCAAGAACGCGCGAGGTACGCGAGCCTTCGAGGCCTGGACCAGCGTCCTGCGGACCCTGTCGAGGACCCTCCCGGCCCCCGACCTGCTCGATGACATTGTCCGCATCACCCACCCCGCCGCCCCCCCGATCTCCTGA
- a CDS encoding Dna2/Cas4 domain-containing protein, which yields MPEEWKPSKKVSHGHKLQFVTYFILIEDTYGEVPPYGVVVLDDGSRHEVENTPELRSEVLAIAAEIRERRRVIEEETKVWQPAWKCRMCGQRANCRQARD from the coding sequence ATCCCGGAAGAATGGAAGCCCTCGAAGAAGGTGAGCCATGGGCACAAGCTCCAGTTCGTGACGTACTTCATACTCATCGAGGACACGTACGGCGAGGTGCCACCCTATGGCGTCGTCGTCTTGGACGACGGGTCGCGTCACGAGGTCGAGAACACCCCAGAGCTACGGTCCGAGGTGCTCGCGATTGCGGCCGAGATTCGTGAGCGACGGCGAGTCATTGAGGAAGAAACCAAGGTGTGGCAACCGGCGTGGAAGTGCCGCATGTGCGGCCAGCGGGCCAACTGCCGACAGGCTCGCGATTGA
- a CDS encoding IS5 family transposase: MAAARMPEDFYDQVAHHLPPEQPVGRKGGRPPIPHRKALRVIWFVLATGCRWEDVPAEMGCSGRTAARRLRAWELLGVWARLHADLLGALKRAGRLDADTVVVDGVTIRAFGGGEATGPSPVDRSRKGSKHTLMVDRRGVPLAIRTAGANASDHRQIIPLVLDYPSVGGRPGRPKELPDDLFADRGYDSEATRDLLRWLGIEPHIARRGTPHGSGLGKVRWVVERTISWLKGLRRMRVRYDRLLVVREAWATLAASVICYRLSHDELPIAG; the protein is encoded by the coding sequence ATGGCCGCCGCCCGCATGCCCGAGGACTTCTACGACCAGGTCGCCCACCACCTTCCGCCGGAGCAGCCCGTCGGCCGCAAGGGGGGACGCCCGCCGATCCCGCATCGCAAGGCCTTGCGGGTCATCTGGTTCGTCCTGGCGACCGGCTGCCGCTGGGAGGACGTCCCGGCCGAGATGGGATGCTCGGGCCGCACGGCGGCCCGGCGCCTGAGGGCCTGGGAACTCCTGGGCGTTTGGGCCCGCTTGCACGCCGACCTGCTCGGGGCGTTGAAGCGGGCCGGGAGGCTCGACGCCGACACGGTCGTCGTCGACGGGGTGACGATCCGGGCCTTCGGCGGCGGCGAGGCGACCGGCCCGAGCCCCGTCGACCGCAGCCGGAAGGGGTCGAAACACACGCTGATGGTCGACCGTCGGGGGGTGCCCCTGGCGATCCGGACGGCGGGGGCGAACGCCTCCGACCACCGCCAGATCATCCCGTTGGTCCTCGACTATCCGAGCGTCGGCGGCAGGCCGGGCCGCCCGAAGGAGCTGCCCGACGACCTGTTCGCCGACCGGGGCTACGACTCGGAAGCGACCCGGGACCTGCTGCGATGGCTGGGGATCGAGCCCCACATCGCCAGGCGGGGGACGCCGCACGGCAGCGGCCTGGGCAAGGTCCGATGGGTCGTCGAGCGGACGATCAGCTGGCTGAAGGGGCTGCGACGGATGCGGGTCCGCTACGACCGCCTGCTGGTCGTCCGGGAAGCCTGGGCCACCCTCGCCGCGAGCGTCATCTGCTACAGGCTATCGCACGACGAATTGCCCATCGCCGGATAG
- a CDS encoding glycosyltransferase family 2 protein, which yields MIVRDEETNLAGCLSCVVDLFDEIVVVDTGSVDRTREIAREFGARIYEVPWTDDFSVARNAAIDFAAGDYIFWLDADDRLDECCRRRLRSLFDGLVDTDEAYVASVRSNIPGAPTGFVVDQVRLFPRNDAVRWSGKIHEQILPALERVGVGVRWTDVIITHTGYSDPEVDKRKSERKVSLLLEELQETPDDPFTLLNLGRASIDGRLLDDALGYLDAGLASSKPDMPIRRNLYIAKALAHQLAGSLDDASAACREGLSSFPDDGELIFRDSCIKKLAGDLDGAEAGWRRLLRLERPRLFLCSVDGVYGHLPLRNLALLAEERGRLREAFRLWAEVLRECPRDRQAVEARLRVASRAFGTWKTRLVGMLKFKPSPPRIGL from the coding sequence ATGATCGTCCGGGACGAGGAGACGAACCTTGCCGGCTGCTTGAGCTGCGTCGTCGACCTCTTCGATGAGATCGTGGTCGTCGATACAGGATCGGTGGATCGGACGCGCGAGATCGCAAGAGAATTCGGAGCCCGAATCTACGAAGTTCCTTGGACCGACGATTTCTCGGTCGCCCGTAACGCAGCCATCGACTTCGCCGCTGGCGATTATATCTTCTGGCTCGACGCGGACGATCGTCTCGACGAGTGCTGCCGCCGTCGTCTGCGGTCTCTCTTCGACGGCCTCGTCGATACGGACGAGGCCTATGTGGCGTCAGTCCGATCCAACATCCCTGGTGCTCCGACGGGCTTCGTCGTCGACCAGGTCCGCTTATTCCCCCGCAACGACGCCGTTCGGTGGTCCGGCAAGATCCACGAGCAGATCCTGCCCGCCTTGGAACGCGTGGGCGTCGGCGTACGGTGGACGGACGTGATCATCACCCACACCGGATACTCCGATCCAGAGGTCGACAAGCGCAAATCCGAGCGGAAGGTCTCGCTGCTTCTCGAAGAGTTGCAGGAAACTCCGGACGATCCTTTCACCCTCCTGAACCTCGGCCGCGCGTCAATCGACGGCAGGCTTCTCGACGACGCCTTAGGCTACCTGGACGCTGGACTCGCGTCGTCCAAGCCGGATATGCCGATCCGTAGGAATCTGTACATCGCCAAGGCGCTGGCCCATCAACTGGCAGGCTCTCTGGACGATGCCTCGGCGGCGTGTCGGGAGGGACTGTCGTCGTTCCCGGACGACGGCGAACTCATATTCCGCGACTCGTGCATCAAAAAGCTCGCCGGCGATTTGGACGGCGCGGAGGCCGGTTGGCGCCGACTTCTGCGGCTTGAGCGCCCTCGCCTCTTCCTGTGCTCGGTCGACGGCGTGTACGGGCATCTTCCTCTTCGCAACCTCGCGCTTCTGGCCGAGGAACGAGGGCGGCTGCGCGAGGCGTTCCGCCTCTGGGCGGAAGTCCTCCGCGAATGTCCCCGCGATCGCCAAGCCGTCGAGGCGAGGTTGCGTGTAGCCAGCCGAGCTTTCGGGACGTGGAAGACGCGGCTCGTCGGGATGCTCAAGTTCAAACCGTCCCCTCCCCGGATCGGCTTATGA
- a CDS encoding DUF1573 domain-containing protein gives MDRDVETSDARECESESSRTPTANPSVTWKAWVVRFLTVTTVAAVCVVALSYLRFGSPWPAVVYLQGRSFYVEKPPSDLGVVRDDDEAKATFVVYNMSSTDYNVVGTNSDCSCVRIEDLPVRIPRWSKGEVRFRIKPGGEGREKRTIGIYTDCPSFVSAYANVEYACIAR, from the coding sequence ATGGACCGAGATGTCGAGACATCCGACGCCCGCGAATGCGAGTCGGAGTCGAGTCGAACGCCGACGGCGAATCCGAGCGTGACGTGGAAGGCTTGGGTCGTACGCTTCCTGACCGTGACGACGGTCGCCGCAGTCTGCGTCGTCGCTCTCTCATACCTACGGTTCGGGTCGCCTTGGCCGGCCGTGGTCTACCTGCAGGGGCGGTCGTTCTACGTCGAAAAACCGCCAAGCGACCTCGGCGTCGTCCGCGACGACGACGAGGCCAAAGCGACGTTCGTCGTCTACAACATGTCCTCAACCGACTATAACGTGGTCGGGACCAACTCCGACTGTTCATGCGTCCGCATCGAGGATCTTCCGGTCCGCATCCCTCGATGGAGCAAAGGGGAAGTCCGCTTCCGGATCAAGCCGGGCGGTGAAGGTCGCGAGAAGCGTACTATCGGGATCTATACCGACTGCCCGTCTTTCGTCAGCGCCTACGCCAACGTCGAATATGCGTGCATCGCTCGATGA
- a CDS encoding IS5 family transposase (programmed frameshift), giving the protein MTRRYELKDEEFALIADLLPPVGRPGGRWNDHRTTLDGVLWILHTGAQWRELPERYGKWKSVYDRFNRWARDGTIDRILERLHLELDASGRIDFDLWCIDGTSIRAGRAAAGAGGKRGTAEPADHALGRSRGGFGTKLHLVVDSGGVPLSAVVTAGQAHESRSLEPALEAVRIKRPGRGRPRRRPRRLAGDKGYSYRRIRRYLRRRGIKAVIPTRKDQRRSPTFDAEAYRRRNIVERCILWMKENRRLATRFEKLAVNFLAMVKLAMIRRCFRLIEPSDRT; this is encoded by the exons ATGACGCGACGCTACGAGCTGAAGGACGAGGAGTTCGCCCTGATCGCCGACCTGCTCCCTCCGGTCGGGAGGCCGGGCGGGCGGTGGAACGACCACCGCACGACGCTCGACGGCGTCCTCTGGATCCTCCATACGGGCGCCCAGTGGCGGGAGCTGCCGGAGCGATACGGAAAGTGGAAGAGCGTCTACGACCGATTCAACCGCTGGGCCCGCGACGGCACGATCGACCGCATCCTGGAGCGGCTGCATCTCGAGCTGGACGCCTCGGGGCGGATCGACTTCGACCTCTGGTGCATCGACGGGACGTCCATCCGGGCCGGCCGCGCGGCCGCCGGGGCC GGGGGGAAAAGGGGGACGGCCGAGCCGGCCGACCACGCCCTCGGCCGCTCGCGCGGCGGCTTCGGGACGAAGCTGCACCTGGTCGTCGACTCCGGCGGCGTCCCGCTGTCGGCCGTCGTCACCGCGGGCCAGGCCCACGAGTCGAGGTCCCTGGAGCCGGCGCTCGAGGCGGTGCGGATCAAGCGGCCCGGCCGGGGCCGGCCGCGACGCCGGCCCCGCCGCCTGGCCGGCGACAAGGGGTATAGCTACAGACGCATCCGCCGCTACCTGCGACGGCGAGGGATCAAGGCGGTGATCCCGACCCGCAAGGACCAGCGGCGAAGCCCGACGTTCGACGCCGAGGCCTACCGCCGCCGCAACATCGTCGAGAGGTGCATCCTCTGGATGAAGGAGAACCGGCGGCTGGCGACGCGGTTCGAGAAGCTGGCGGTCAACTTCCTGGCCATGGTCAAGCTGGCCATGATCCGCCGTTGCTTTCGGCTCATCGAGCCGTCAGACAGAACCTAG
- a CDS encoding DUF1559 domain-containing protein, producing the protein MRRPRLRTCSAFTLIELLVVVAIMAILVGMLVPAVQSAREAARRAKCANNLKQIGVALHVYVDAFSSLPPGRMMTYDPRYSGTRPPCTSSIVDKSFLIMILPGMEQASLYNAINQNVTILGRENRTIHTMAVDAYACPTDPGAGRAVQANVDRMLRHGLAVEGERLNVALTSYSGCFGAHHVDAVPSPASHCVIAPPLAAQSDGSFNDISPITLAAVSDGLSNTIFAAEKATGLFRRFDLLSHSSSSKYGWYMTGNWGDTMFTAFYPPNMHAKVALAAGGAAHASSAGSLHPGGINCLLGDGSVRFVKDSIQSWPADSLTGHPVGASRNPGGWWEHCPPPRIWQALATRSAGEAIAHDAY; encoded by the coding sequence ATGAGAAGGCCGCGGCTCAGGACCTGTTCCGCGTTCACGCTGATCGAGCTACTGGTTGTCGTGGCGATCATGGCCATCTTGGTAGGTATGTTGGTCCCAGCGGTTCAATCGGCGCGAGAGGCGGCCCGGCGCGCGAAATGCGCCAACAATCTCAAGCAGATCGGGGTGGCCCTTCACGTTTACGTAGACGCCTTCTCATCGCTTCCGCCCGGTCGGATGATGACGTACGACCCCCGGTACTCCGGGACGAGACCGCCCTGCACGTCGTCCATCGTCGACAAGAGCTTCCTGATCATGATCCTTCCCGGGATGGAGCAAGCCTCTCTATACAACGCGATCAACCAAAACGTGACGATACTCGGGCGTGAGAATAGGACCATACACACAATGGCCGTCGATGCGTACGCCTGCCCAACCGATCCGGGCGCGGGTCGAGCGGTCCAGGCCAACGTAGACCGGATGCTGAGGCACGGCCTGGCGGTCGAGGGAGAACGGTTGAACGTCGCCCTCACCAGTTACTCCGGCTGCTTCGGCGCACATCACGTCGATGCGGTCCCATCTCCCGCCTCGCACTGCGTCATCGCTCCGCCCCTGGCGGCTCAATCGGACGGCAGCTTCAACGACATCTCGCCGATCACACTCGCCGCCGTCAGCGACGGCCTGAGCAACACGATCTTCGCAGCAGAGAAGGCGACCGGCCTCTTCCGACGGTTCGACCTTCTGAGTCACTCCTCGTCGTCCAAGTACGGCTGGTACATGACTGGCAACTGGGGGGACACCATGTTCACCGCGTTCTATCCCCCGAACATGCACGCGAAAGTGGCCCTGGCTGCGGGGGGAGCCGCGCACGCGTCATCCGCAGGCAGTCTACATCCCGGCGGTATCAACTGCCTGCTGGGCGACGGGTCGGTCCGCTTCGTCAAGGACTCGATCCAATCCTGGCCGGCGGATTCGCTGACCGGTCATCCAGTCGGCGCGTCGCGTAACCCGGGAGGCTGGTGGGAACATTGTCCGCCCCCGCGTATTTGGCAGGCGCTCGCGACGCGATCCGCGGGTGAGGCGATCGCGCACGATGCCTACTGA
- a CDS encoding IS701 family transposase yields the protein MSLLDHPDAQSLLADAVLTPEAVRGCEGRLAAFLGRYLPRFRRAEQRRNAALVVRGLLGGLRRKTCEPIAVEAGVHRKPIQFLVGAGKWDDEAVMAELRRHVAEELGDDRAVLAIDATTFPKSGADSCGVGRQWCGRLGKQENCQRGIFLAYAAPGGYAPLDRRLYLPKDWAGDPARRAKCHVPEDVEFREGWRIAAELIERSGPGLPHAWVVGDDEFGRPAQFRAWLRGRGERYVLDVPGDTIVRDLECAPPPGRRPGRGRPRTVPFRRVDAWAAALPAGRWTRLTIRAGEKGPLRVDAMAVRVRTRLEHRVGPEERLVVMRTVEAEPETHYALSDAAADVPLEELVRARFARHRIEEVFEAAKGEVGLAQYEVRGWVGWHHHVTLSLLAPWFLCCERRRVGGGKAGGDGVAGARGLRPSAARPGAGPRADRRGSVARPVAEGGGADLSLAQGHRRFPAAPAATGYQLIR from the coding sequence ATGTCGCTCCTCGACCACCCCGACGCCCAGTCGCTCCTGGCCGACGCCGTCCTGACCCCCGAGGCCGTCCGCGGCTGCGAGGGCCGGCTCGCCGCGTTCCTCGGGCGCTATCTGCCGCGGTTCCGCCGGGCCGAGCAGCGCCGCAACGCCGCCCTCGTCGTCCGGGGCCTGCTCGGCGGGCTGCGGCGCAAGACCTGCGAGCCGATCGCCGTCGAGGCCGGCGTCCACCGCAAGCCGATCCAGTTCCTCGTCGGGGCCGGCAAGTGGGACGACGAAGCCGTCATGGCCGAGCTCCGCCGCCACGTCGCCGAGGAGCTGGGCGACGACCGGGCCGTCCTCGCGATCGACGCCACGACCTTCCCGAAGTCCGGGGCCGACTCCTGCGGCGTCGGTCGGCAGTGGTGCGGCCGGCTGGGCAAGCAGGAGAACTGCCAGCGCGGGATCTTCCTGGCCTACGCCGCCCCCGGCGGCTACGCCCCGCTGGACCGAAGGCTGTACCTGCCGAAGGACTGGGCCGGCGACCCGGCCCGACGGGCGAAGTGCCACGTCCCCGAGGACGTCGAGTTCCGGGAGGGCTGGCGGATCGCCGCCGAACTGATCGAGCGGAGCGGGCCGGGGCTGCCGCACGCCTGGGTGGTCGGCGACGACGAGTTCGGCCGCCCGGCCCAATTCCGCGCCTGGCTCCGCGGCCGCGGCGAGCGCTACGTCCTCGACGTGCCCGGCGACACGATCGTCCGCGACCTGGAGTGTGCGCCTCCCCCGGGCCGACGCCCCGGCCGCGGCCGCCCGCGGACGGTCCCGTTCCGCCGCGTCGACGCCTGGGCGGCCGCCCTGCCGGCGGGCCGCTGGACTCGGCTGACGATCCGGGCCGGCGAGAAGGGCCCGCTGCGGGTCGACGCGATGGCGGTGCGGGTGCGGACCCGGCTGGAGCACCGGGTCGGGCCGGAGGAGCGGCTGGTGGTGATGCGCACCGTCGAGGCCGAGCCCGAGACGCACTACGCGCTGAGCGACGCCGCGGCCGACGTCCCGCTGGAGGAACTGGTGCGGGCCCGGTTCGCGCGGCACCGGATCGAGGAGGTGTTCGAGGCGGCCAAGGGGGAGGTCGGGCTGGCGCAGTACGAGGTTCGGGGCTGGGTGGGCTGGCACCACCACGTCACGCTGTCGCTCCTGGCGCCGTGGTTCCTCTGCTGCGAGCGGCGGCGGGTCGGGGGGGGAAAGGCCGGCGGTGACGGTGTCGCAGGCGCGCGAGGTCTTCGCCCGTCTGCTGCGCGTCCCGGCGCCGGGCCCCGAGCGGATCGCCGCGGAAGTGTCGCGCGTCCTGTGGCGGAAGGAGGCGGCGCGGATCTATCACTGGCACAAGGCCACCGGCGGTTTCCCGCCGCGCCGGCCGCCACCGGATACCAGTTGATCAGGTGA
- a CDS encoding TlpA family protein disulfide reductase — MRYRMIEALTLLVSIGASWQPCPAQGDVSPPVASPAERLQAIKDSQARALQAYQAGLQASDPDRRRGAVDAYLAAVAANSDLALELAETSPADSAAIGALVFVIRTAKAGPSDHSERAVALLSRDHAKDQGVGEACQSVFFLFDRVGAERFIRAVLKENPGRVERGSACLALGRLLAYRAKMIRWLRENPDRIDEFAAHRGKEGFAEFLNESDVSAMEAEAAGLLEQAASDYGDVKEDGRTLSEIAGGELFELRYLSVGKPAPEIEGEDVDGERFKLSDYKGKVVLLTFSGNWCGPCRAAYPRERAVVEKFRNRPFVLLSVNTDEERTTLKKSIDSGEITWRCWWDGGVGGPITTRWSPQVFPTSYVIDHEGIIRRRNPREEEVETLVESLVGIIEHSHTGEQKQRDAEPAPKSKDESLKGRP; from the coding sequence ATGCGTTATCGCATGATCGAGGCGTTGACGTTGTTGGTGTCGATCGGCGCGTCTTGGCAACCCTGCCCAGCCCAGGGGGACGTGTCGCCACCAGTAGCTTCTCCAGCGGAACGCCTGCAGGCCATCAAGGACTCTCAAGCGCGTGCGTTGCAGGCATATCAGGCGGGGTTGCAGGCGTCCGACCCGGATCGGCGTAGAGGGGCGGTGGACGCCTATCTCGCCGCTGTCGCCGCGAATTCCGATCTCGCCCTTGAGTTGGCCGAAACCTCGCCCGCCGACTCCGCCGCGATCGGCGCCCTCGTCTTCGTCATCCGCACGGCCAAAGCCGGGCCTTCGGACCACTCCGAAAGGGCCGTCGCCTTGCTGTCGCGGGATCACGCCAAGGACCAAGGGGTCGGCGAAGCCTGCCAATCGGTCTTCTTTCTGTTCGACAGGGTTGGCGCCGAGCGATTCATCCGCGCCGTGCTCAAAGAAAACCCCGGGCGAGTCGAGCGCGGCTCCGCCTGTCTCGCACTGGGGCGCTTACTGGCCTATCGGGCCAAGATGATACGTTGGCTGCGGGAAAATCCGGACAGAATCGATGAGTTCGCCGCGCATCGCGGGAAAGAGGGGTTCGCCGAATTCTTGAACGAGAGCGACGTGTCGGCGATGGAGGCAGAGGCCGCCGGCCTCCTTGAACAAGCCGCGTCCGACTACGGCGACGTCAAGGAGGACGGGCGCACTCTCTCCGAGATCGCCGGCGGCGAATTATTCGAACTCCGCTATTTAAGCGTCGGCAAGCCGGCACCTGAAATCGAAGGCGAGGATGTCGACGGCGAGCGCTTCAAACTCAGCGACTACAAAGGCAAGGTCGTCCTGCTCACCTTCTCGGGCAACTGGTGCGGCCCTTGCCGTGCAGCGTATCCCCGCGAACGGGCCGTCGTGGAGAAGTTCCGAAACCGCCCGTTCGTCCTGCTCAGCGTCAACACCGACGAAGAGCGGACGACCCTGAAGAAGTCCATCGATTCCGGCGAGATCACCTGGCGATGCTGGTGGGACGGCGGAGTTGGCGGACCGATCACCACGCGATGGAGTCCGCAAGTGTTCCCAACGTCCTATGTGATCGACCACGAAGGAATCATCCGCCGCCGCAATCCTAGGGAGGAGGAGGTGGAGACCCTCGTGGAGTCGTTGGTCGGCATAATTGAACATTCGCATACTGGAGAACAAAAACAAAGGGACGCCGAGCCTGCTCCGAAGTCGAAGGACGAAAGCCTGAAGGGCCGGCCCTGA